One Narcine bancroftii isolate sNarBan1 chromosome 3, sNarBan1.hap1, whole genome shotgun sequence DNA window includes the following coding sequences:
- the wfs1b gene encoding wolframin isoform X2, with amino-acid sequence MKPVNEEQEPSIEEQKQKAGAGDATAQTEVGKYYLKLAGEKDEELNNCTAVEWLIQAAKQGKKEAVKLLKSCLAERKGITSENEQEVKQLASESEFERVVRKATLVMYWRLNPKRKKQVAVSELLENVSQINAEETQVAPGPVPKVLQKERRMLERLVTFQNNKEMKVEDFVEMTKNYAMGIIPSNLLTQGEDDSVEGKPPEDMPLQQKILKYPLHALMEIKEHLIEIASKAGMHWLQTIIPLHHINALIFFFIISKLTIDFFAFIIPLVIFYLSFFSMVICTLKVFQDSKAWDNFRVMTDLLLRFEPDLDVEQAEVNFSWSHLEPHVHFMLSVFFVILSFPVADRDWIPCSELSVIAIFFLITSYMSLSTCAEPYTRWALITEIGWSVLGFFRSLPDNWYYLSVIGKDFASISLGKNFVLNISFPCFLYCLLFCLLIRMAQLRNFKGTYCYLIPYLVCFMWCELAVHLLKISTGLGLIRASVGYFLFLFALPILLIGVALMFVVQIIKWFTSMELIKIIVTLVLCVIPVVLHLWTKSTGTLLGLVKSLTRSSIVKLILVWLTAIMMFCWVYVYRSEGMKVYNSSLTWQQYSFVCGPRAWKEANMAKVQMLCGHLEGHRVTWTGRFKYVRVVEVDNSAESAINMLPYFLGDWLRCLYGESYPECNPKNVSVVEDELCRLKFLTKHTCHLKRFCHYKFEITVGMPYSANGERASEDDATKDIVLRASNEFKIVLLNLVQGNVVEFSTILEGRLGSKWPVFELKAIRCLNCMSKLIPPSARQVKIEHDWRGIVKQAIKFAFNFLFEPAISAV; translated from the exons GCATAACTTCTGAAAATGAGCAAGAGGTGAAACAGCTTGCGAGTGAAAGTGAGTTTGAGCGGGTTGTACGGAAAGCTACCTTAGTTATGTACTGGAGGCTTAATCCAAAGCGCAAAAAACAGGTTGCTGTGTCTGAACTCCTGGAAAATGTCAGCCAGATCAATGCTGAAG AGACCCAGGTTGCTCCAGGCCCTGTTCCAAAAGTGCTGCAAAAAGAGAGGCGAATGCTTGAACGACTGGTCACCTTTCAAA ATAACAAGGAGATGAAAGTAGAAGATTTTGTTGAGATGACAAAGAATTATGCCATGGGCATTATCCCATCCAACTTGTTAACCCAGGGAGAAGATGACAGTGTTGAAGGGAAACCACCTGAAGACATGCCTTTGCAGCAGAAG ATCCTGAAATACCCACTCCATGCCTTAATGGAAATAAAGGAACATCTAATTGAAATAGCTTCCAAAGCTGGAATGCATTGGCTGCAGACGATTATCCCTCTCCATCACATCAATGccctcatcttttttttcattatcAGCAAATTGACGATTGATTTTTTTGCTTTCATCATCCCTTTAGTCATATTTtacctttctttcttttccatggTGATCTGCACTCTGAAAGTCTTTCAGGACAGTAAAGCATGGGACAATTTCAGGGTAATGACCGACTTACTACTCCGCTTTGAACCAGATCTAGATGTAGAACAGGCTGAGGTGAACTTTAGTTGGAGTCACTTGGAACCTCACGTACACTTCATGCTTTCTGTGTTCTTTGTGATTCTTTCCTTTCCTGTGGCAGACAGAGATTGGATTCCTTGTTCAGAGTTGTCAGTCATTGCAATTTTCTTCTTGATCACGTCTTACATGAGCCTCAGTACATGTGCAGAACCATACACGCGATGGGCTCTCATTACAGAAATTGGATGGTCAGTATTAGGATTCTTTCGATCTCTTCCTGATAATTGGTACTACCTGAGTGTCATTGGGAAAGATTTTGCATCCATCTCACTGGGTAAAAACTTTGTGTTGAATATCAGCTTTCCATGTTTCTTGTACTGTTTATTGTTCTGCTTGTTGATCAGAATGGCACAACTGAGGAACTTTAAAGGTACTTACTGCTACTTGATTCCTTACCTTGTCTGCTTTATGTGGTGTGAACTAGCAGTCCACCTTCTGAAGATCTCCACAGGATTAGGTCTTATTCGGGCATCGGTTGGCTACTTCTTATTTCTCTTTGCCCTGCCTATCCTCCTGATAGGTGTTGCATTGATGTTTGTGGTCCAGATAATAAAGTGGTTTACTTCTATGGAATTGATCAAGATAATAGTCacacttgttttgtgtgttattCCAGTTGTCCTCCACCTTTGGACAAAATCAACAGGCACCTTATTGGGACTAGTGAAGTCCCTGACAAGGAGTTCAATTGTCAAGCTCATCCTGGTTTGGCTCACTGCTATAATGATGTTCTGCTGGGTGTATGTGTACAGATCAGAAGGAATGAAGGTATATAATTCCTCCTTAACTTGGCAGCAGTACAGCTTTGTTTGTGGGCCACGTGCCTGGAAAGAGGCAAACATGGCCAAGGTTCAGATGCTTTGTGGCCATCTTGAGGGACACAGAGTTACGTGGACTGGAAGGTTCAAGTATGTTCGTGTTGTCGAAGTTGACAACAGTGCAGAGTCTGCAATTAATATGCTTCCATACTTTTTAGGTGATTGGCTGAGATGCTTGTACGGCGAGTCCTATCCTGAATGTAATCCCAAAAATGTGTCAGTGGTAGAGGATGAGCTTTGTCGTCTCAAATTTCTCACCAAGCATACCTGTCATCTTAAACGATTTtgtcattacaaatttgaaataaCTGTTGGCATGCCCTATAGTGCAAATGGAGAGAGAGCTTCAGAAGATGATGCAACTAAAGATATTGTACTGAGAGCTAGTAATGAGTTCAAGATTGTGCTCCTGAACTTGGTGCAAGGAAATGTGGTGGAATTCAGTACCATTCTGGAGGGCAGGTTGGGCAGTAAGTGGCCAGTCTTTGAACTAAAAGCCATTAGATGTCTCaactgtatgtcaaaattaataCCACCATCAGCAAGGCAGGTTAAAATTGAGCATGACTGGAGGGGTATCGTGAAGCAAGCTATAAAATTTGCTTTCAACTTTTTATTTGAGCCAGCAATATCTGCTGTATAA